A region of Massilia sp. WG5 DNA encodes the following proteins:
- a CDS encoding MFS transporter, which produces MQTPRRTTSTTRAIARSLPIAQAQQYALPVLFALFGVIMGSWAGRIPAMAERVHVSHSALSMVLLCGGLGAVLSYPISSRMMGSLGARKTLLFSGLALLCVLIAIGVAPTVPLLMMAVLSLGITASTFDVAINSAATAREKASGKSELSKLHGLGCAGGLAGATLGSLMASLHIAPATHFMMLAGPLAIVLYFAFTLLDADDVSATVEKKSFSLPRGPLLVLGALGFLGSMAEGSIADWSGVFLKEHFGASDGLAPLALSCFSVMMLLARLVGDKLKVRYGARPLVTSGSMLGAAGLFFAVLSPDAYFALFGFAVAGMGMALVFPFVFSAAGAQGPVALAGVASMAYSGSLMGPPVIGAIAQGLGMQIAIAYVGGLAALIAFVASRARMLK; this is translated from the coding sequence ATGCAAACTCCTCGTCGCACTACCAGCACCACCCGCGCCATCGCCCGCAGCCTGCCGATCGCGCAGGCACAGCAATATGCACTGCCTGTCCTGTTTGCCCTGTTCGGCGTGATCATGGGTTCGTGGGCCGGCCGTATCCCGGCGATGGCCGAACGCGTGCACGTGTCGCATTCGGCGCTGTCGATGGTGCTGCTGTGCGGCGGCCTTGGCGCCGTCCTGTCCTACCCGATCTCTTCGCGCATGATGGGTTCGCTTGGCGCGCGCAAGACCCTGCTGTTCTCGGGCCTGGCCCTGCTGTGCGTGCTGATCGCCATCGGCGTCGCGCCGACCGTGCCGCTGCTGATGATGGCCGTGCTGAGCCTGGGCATCACTGCCAGCACCTTCGACGTCGCCATCAACTCGGCCGCGACCGCCCGCGAAAAAGCCAGCGGCAAGTCGGAACTGTCGAAGCTGCACGGCCTCGGCTGCGCCGGCGGCCTGGCAGGTGCGACCCTGGGCAGCCTGATGGCCAGCCTGCACATCGCCCCGGCCACGCACTTCATGATGCTGGCGGGCCCGCTGGCCATCGTCCTGTATTTCGCCTTTACCCTGCTGGACGCGGATGACGTCAGCGCCACCGTCGAGAAGAAGTCGTTCTCGCTGCCGCGCGGCCCGCTGCTGGTGCTGGGCGCGCTGGGCTTCCTGGGTTCGATGGCCGAAGGCAGCATTGCCGACTGGAGCGGCGTGTTCCTGAAAGAGCACTTCGGCGCGTCGGACGGTCTGGCGCCGCTGGCCCTGTCCTGCTTCTCGGTGATGATGCTGCTGGCGCGCCTGGTCGGCGACAAGCTGAAGGTCCGCTACGGCGCCCGTCCCCTGGTCACCAGCGGTTCGATGCTGGGCGCGGCCGGCCTGTTCTTCGCGGTCCTGTCGCCGGACGCCTACTTTGCCCTGTTCGGCTTTGCCGTCGCCGGCATGGGCATGGCCCTGGTGTTCCCCTTCGTGTTCAGCGCCGCCGGCGCCCAGGGCCCGGTCGCCCTGGCCGGCGTGGCCAGCATGGCCTACAGCGGCAGCCTGATGGGTCCGCCGGTGATCGGCGCCATCGCCCAGGGCCTGGGCATGCAGATCGCCATCGCCTACGTCGGCGGCCTGGCGGCGCTGATCGCCTTCGTGGCCAGCCGCGCACGCATGCTGAAATAA
- a CDS encoding DUF4254 domain-containing protein encodes MHSKIDAVSVVAFHDRQLHNPDWPIFDDALPGIWTWIAANHRYNGLLWREEDRARRLDVPPAEIAASKRLIDRYNQKRNDAVEAVDERLLGELERVRRQPGARLSSETAGSMIDRLSILALKIHHMRAQARRHEAGPDHMHACTCKLERLTAQREDLMFCLDSLLAEAREGQAFFKVYRQFKMYNDPSLNPWLYGKAQETGKAAP; translated from the coding sequence ATGCACAGCAAAATCGACGCTGTATCGGTCGTCGCCTTCCACGACCGCCAACTGCACAATCCGGACTGGCCGATATTCGACGACGCCCTGCCCGGCATCTGGACCTGGATCGCCGCCAACCACCGCTACAACGGCCTGCTGTGGCGCGAGGAAGACCGCGCGCGCCGGCTCGACGTGCCGCCGGCGGAAATCGCCGCCAGCAAGCGCCTGATCGACCGCTACAACCAGAAACGCAACGACGCGGTCGAAGCCGTCGACGAGCGCCTGCTGGGCGAGCTCGAGCGCGTCAGACGCCAGCCCGGCGCGCGCCTGTCCAGCGAAACCGCGGGTTCGATGATCGACCGCCTGTCGATCCTGGCGCTGAAGATCCACCACATGCGCGCCCAGGCCCGGCGCCACGAAGCCGGTCCCGATCACATGCACGCCTGCACCTGCAAGCTCGAGCGCTTGACCGCCCAGCGTGAAGACCTCATGTTCTGCCTCGACAGCCTGCTGGCCGAGGCGCGGGAAGGGCAGGCCTTCTTCAAGGTCTACCGCCAGTTCAAGATGTACAACGATCCGAGCCTGAATCCCTGGCTGTACGGGAAGGCGCAAGAGACCGGGAAGGCCGCGCCGTGA
- a CDS encoding glycosyltransferase family 2 protein has product MNDTTPPFAHQPIDVLVPTCNRPAALAVTLSSLGFQTWRSLRIVVSDQSDGAGAYAHGEVQAVLRYLRATGRQVETWRNLPRRGMAQQRAFLLEQAQAHYCLFVDDDVILEPDLAARLHAVIEAEGCGFVGSALHGLSYLGQERPAQENIEFWNGPVTPETVRPGSPAWARHHLHSAANLFHVQSRLGLQGSSGDATSTTRTYKVAWVGGCVLFDTACLRAAGGYDFWTDLPAQHCGEDVLAQQRVMARYGGCAIVPSGAYHMELPTTVTARAIDAPYLLPFE; this is encoded by the coding sequence GTGAACGACACCACGCCTCCATTCGCGCACCAGCCCATCGACGTCCTGGTGCCCACCTGTAACCGGCCCGCGGCGCTGGCGGTGACCTTGTCCTCGCTGGGTTTCCAGACCTGGCGCTCGCTGCGCATCGTGGTGTCCGACCAGTCCGACGGCGCTGGCGCCTATGCCCACGGCGAGGTGCAGGCCGTGCTGCGCTACCTGCGCGCGACCGGGCGGCAGGTCGAGACCTGGCGCAACCTGCCGCGCCGCGGCATGGCCCAGCAGCGCGCCTTCCTGCTCGAACAGGCACAGGCACACTATTGCCTGTTCGTCGACGACGACGTCATCCTCGAGCCGGACCTGGCGGCGCGCCTGCATGCCGTGATCGAGGCTGAAGGCTGCGGCTTCGTCGGCAGCGCCCTGCATGGCCTCAGCTACCTGGGACAGGAGCGGCCGGCCCAGGAAAACATCGAGTTCTGGAACGGGCCGGTGACGCCCGAAACCGTGCGCCCCGGCAGCCCGGCCTGGGCGCGCCATCACCTGCACAGCGCGGCAAACCTGTTCCATGTGCAGTCGCGCCTTGGGCTGCAGGGCAGCAGCGGCGATGCCACGAGCACGACGCGCACCTACAAGGTGGCCTGGGTCGGCGGCTGCGTGTTGTTCGACACGGCCTGCCTGCGGGCCGCCGGCGGCTACGATTTCTGGACCGACCTGCCCGCCCAGCATTGCGGCGAGGACGTGCTCGCCCAGCAGCGTGTCATGGCCCGCTACGGCGGTTGCGCCATCGTGCCCTCGGGGGCGTACCACATGGAGCTGCCGACCACGGTGACGGCGCGCGCCATCGATGCGCCTTATCTGCTGCCCTTCGAATGA
- a CDS encoding alpha/beta fold hydrolase, whose amino-acid sequence MPIIQTSGANPTELYYYEQGQGKPVVLIHGWPLSHRMWESQITALSEAGYRVIAYDRRGFGQSGRPTAGYDYDSFAADLNDLINQLDLRDVALAGFSMGGGEVARYIGRYGTQRLSKAMLLGAVPPFLLKTDDNPQGVDKAVFDGMLAGVRKDRIAFLQGFFPGFYNLDKNAEQGQDLLAFSKWQAWAASPLATEQCIVAFGETDFRADLAKFDIPTLVAHGDADQIVPIGVSGQRSHEMIAGSRLEVVKGAPHGFAATHAELLNKLMLDFLKS is encoded by the coding sequence AACCGAGCTCTACTACTACGAACAGGGGCAGGGCAAGCCCGTGGTGCTGATCCACGGCTGGCCGCTCAGCCACCGTATGTGGGAGTCGCAGATCACGGCCCTGTCCGAGGCCGGCTACCGCGTCATCGCCTACGACCGTCGCGGTTTCGGCCAGTCGGGCCGCCCGACCGCGGGCTACGACTACGACAGCTTTGCCGCCGACCTGAACGACCTGATCAATCAACTGGACCTGCGCGACGTGGCGCTGGCCGGCTTTTCGATGGGCGGCGGCGAAGTCGCGCGCTATATCGGCCGCTATGGCACGCAGCGCCTGTCGAAGGCCATGCTGCTGGGCGCAGTGCCGCCCTTCCTGCTGAAGACGGACGACAATCCGCAGGGCGTCGACAAGGCCGTGTTCGACGGCATGCTGGCGGGCGTGCGGAAAGACCGTATCGCCTTCCTGCAGGGCTTCTTTCCCGGCTTCTACAACCTGGACAAGAATGCCGAGCAGGGACAGGATCTGCTGGCGTTCAGCAAGTGGCAGGCCTGGGCTGCGTCGCCGCTGGCGACCGAGCAATGCATCGTCGCCTTCGGCGAGACCGACTTCCGCGCCGACCTGGCGAAATTCGACATCCCGACCCTGGTCGCGCATGGCGACGCCGACCAGATCGTGCCGATCGGCGTTTCCGGCCAGCGCTCGCACGAGATGATTGCCGGCAGCCGGCTCGAGGTGGTGAAGGGCGCGCCGCACGGCTTCGCCGCAACCCATGCCGAGCTGCTCAACAAGCTGATGCTGGACTTCCTGAAGTCCTGA
- a CDS encoding family 1 glycosylhydrolase, with the protein MQRFLFATGIESSYPVIAGPDGKPMRIDEMEKTAHYTRWRDDLALVRSLGIDALRYGPPWYRIHSGPGRYDWEFTDQVFAEIRRLGIVPIVDLCHFGVPDWLGNFQNPEFPDFFAEYARAFAQRFPWVELYTPVNEMYVTAKLSAIKGMWNERLASDQAFVTAVKHLARANILAARAILDLRPDARFIQSESSEYYHPSDPDAMEWARHLNELRFLALDFTYGYDVCGRTYEFLMDNGMTRAEYHFFLDHSIKAHCIMGNDYYAVNEHTAYPDGRVDVCEMFGYYVITRQYYERYRLPVMHTETNNRDEGGKEKNARIWLEKQWSNLMRLKADGVPILGFTWYSLIDQVDWDSSLVKDAGKVNRFGLCDLERRIQPVGEAYRELIRTWRRQVDSGFLSLS; encoded by the coding sequence ATGCAGAGATTCTTATTCGCGACAGGTATTGAAAGCAGTTATCCGGTCATCGCAGGCCCGGACGGCAAGCCCATGCGCATCGACGAAATGGAAAAGACCGCGCATTACACGCGCTGGCGGGACGACCTGGCCCTCGTGCGCTCGCTCGGCATCGATGCCTTGCGCTATGGCCCGCCGTGGTACCGCATTCATTCCGGTCCGGGACGCTACGACTGGGAATTCACCGACCAGGTCTTTGCCGAGATCCGGCGCCTCGGCATCGTCCCGATTGTCGACCTCTGCCATTTCGGCGTGCCCGACTGGCTCGGCAACTTCCAGAATCCGGAATTCCCCGATTTCTTTGCCGAGTACGCGCGCGCCTTCGCGCAGCGCTTTCCGTGGGTCGAGCTGTACACGCCGGTCAACGAAATGTACGTCACCGCCAAGCTCTCGGCGATCAAGGGCATGTGGAACGAGCGCCTGGCCTCGGACCAGGCTTTCGTCACCGCCGTGAAGCACCTCGCCAGGGCGAATATCCTGGCCGCGCGGGCGATCCTGGACCTGCGGCCCGACGCCCGCTTCATCCAGAGCGAGTCGTCGGAGTATTACCACCCGTCCGATCCGGATGCCATGGAATGGGCGAGGCACCTGAACGAGCTGCGCTTCCTGGCGCTGGACTTTACGTATGGCTACGACGTCTGCGGCAGGACCTATGAATTCCTGATGGATAACGGGATGACGCGCGCGGAGTACCACTTTTTCCTCGACCACAGCATCAAGGCCCACTGCATCATGGGTAACGACTACTACGCGGTCAACGAGCACACCGCCTATCCCGACGGCAGGGTCGATGTCTGCGAAATGTTCGGCTATTACGTCATCACCAGGCAGTATTACGAACGCTATCGCCTGCCGGTGATGCACACGGAGACCAACAACCGCGACGAAGGCGGCAAGGAAAAGAACGCCCGCATCTGGCTGGAAAAGCAATGGTCGAACCTGATGCGCCTGAAGGCCGACGGCGTCCCCATCCTCGGCTTTACCTGGTACAGCCTGATCGACCAGGTGGACTGGGACAGTTCGCTGGTCAAGGATGCCGGCAAGGTGAACCGCTTCGGCCTGTGCGACCTGGAGCGGCGCATCCAGCCGGTCGGCGAAGCCTACCGCGAGCTGATCCGCACCTGGCGCAGGCAGGTCGACAGCGGCTTCCTGTCGCTCTCTTAA